The DNA sequence GCGCAACGGGTTAGCGCGGGAGCTGCCGCAGATCATTCCGGCGGCCAAAGAGTATCACCGCAAGACGACACGGGTGAACGAACTGTGGCAGACGGATCTGACGGAGCTGATGTTGCCCGACTGGGGCACGCATCCGTTGGGCAGTGTGGTGGATGACTTCAGCAGGTTCTCGATCGTGTTCCGGCGCCTGCGCAACGCGAAA is a window from the bacterium genome containing:
- a CDS encoding IS3 family transposase; amino-acid sequence: MAHTVYRILKRNGLARELPQIIPAAKEYHRKTTRVNELWQTDLTELMLPDWGTHPLGSVVDDFSRFSIVFRRLRNAK